The Pedobacter mucosus genome window below encodes:
- a CDS encoding Hsp20/alpha crystallin family protein gives MTLVNFNNRTRNTAPYFNNVFDSLFTEAVTKNKMVDKSPHVNISEDEKSFVIQLAAPGLKKEDFQINLKKDTLSVWAELKKEQTETIISFTRKEFDYSSFARSFNLPESADGENISAEYKDGILNIIVNKKDDAKLQHKEIVVS, from the coding sequence ATGACACTAGTAAATTTTAACAACAGAACCAGAAATACGGCTCCTTATTTTAACAATGTTTTCGATTCATTGTTTACTGAAGCCGTAACAAAAAACAAAATGGTAGACAAGTCGCCACATGTAAATATCAGTGAAGATGAGAAATCTTTTGTGATTCAACTAGCGGCACCAGGTTTAAAAAAAGAAGATTTCCAAATTAATTTAAAGAAAGATACGCTTTCTGTTTGGGCAGAATTAAAGAAAGAACAAACTGAAACCATAATTAGTTTTACACGTAAAGAGTTTGATTACAGCTCTTTTGCAAGGTCTTTTAATTTACCAGAAAGTGCTGATGGAGAAAATATTTCTGCTGAATATAAGGATGGAATTTTAAATATCATCGTTAATAAAAAAGATGATGCTAAATTACAACATAAAGAAATTGTAGTCTCATAA
- a CDS encoding MBL fold metallo-hydrolase produces MIFIYIILALAVLVSIILNLPVFGKLPTGLRLTKIKNLPNYNNGAIQNNSATPMQPEGISFFTVLKAFLFEKYPNKIPNKVLPNVDPDLDGKPNSDNPEIIWFGHSSYLIKVNGLRILVDPIFSKTPSPFAFIGGKAFPGATFTCADKFKNIDILLITHDHYDHLDYLSILKIAPQAKKIVTSLGVGSHLEKWGVPFSKIEELCWLESITLFNDLEITAVSARHFAGRKFVRNQTLWSAFIIQTEKFKLFIGGDSGYDTHFAEIGENYGPFDIAILECGQYNAYWPYIHMYPEQTVQAAKDLNAKVLMPVHWGKFSLAMHDWDDPVKRVVAEAKKTNMPLVTPKLGETIILNKYMPTFNWWL; encoded by the coding sequence ATGATATTTATATACATTATTTTAGCGCTCGCAGTTTTGGTTTCAATTATTTTGAATTTACCTGTTTTTGGTAAACTGCCAACTGGCTTAAGGTTAACGAAAATTAAAAATTTGCCTAATTATAATAACGGGGCAATACAAAACAATTCTGCTACACCAATGCAGCCAGAAGGTATAAGTTTTTTTACCGTTTTAAAAGCATTTTTATTTGAAAAGTATCCTAATAAAATTCCAAATAAAGTGTTGCCAAATGTAGATCCGGATTTAGACGGAAAACCGAATAGCGACAATCCAGAAATTATTTGGTTCGGGCACTCATCGTATCTTATTAAAGTTAATGGCTTAAGAATTTTAGTTGATCCAATTTTTAGTAAAACGCCTTCTCCTTTTGCTTTTATTGGAGGTAAAGCCTTTCCTGGTGCTACATTTACTTGTGCAGATAAATTTAAAAACATCGATATATTATTGATCACTCATGATCATTATGATCATCTGGATTATCTCAGCATTTTAAAAATTGCACCACAAGCTAAGAAAATCGTAACTTCTCTTGGCGTTGGCTCACACTTAGAAAAGTGGGGCGTTCCATTCAGTAAAATCGAAGAATTATGCTGGTTAGAATCCATTACTTTATTTAATGATTTGGAAATTACTGCTGTTTCTGCCAGACATTTTGCGGGAAGGAAATTTGTTAGAAACCAAACGCTTTGGTCGGCATTTATTATTCAGACGGAAAAATTTAAACTTTTTATTGGGGGCGATTCTGGCTATGATACCCATTTTGCAGAAATAGGTGAAAATTACGGACCTTTTGATATTGCCATTCTAGAATGTGGGCAATACAATGCTTATTGGCCATATATTCACATGTATCCTGAGCAAACCGTGCAAGCTGCTAAAGATTTAAATGCGAAAGTTTTGATGCCTGTTCATTGGGGTAAATTCAGCTTGGCCATGCATGATTGGGACGATCCAGTTAAAAGGGTTGTTGCCGAGGCAAAAAAAACAAATATGCCATTGGTAACACCAAAACTTGGTGAAACGATAATTTTAAATAAGTACATGCCTACTTTTAATTGGTGGCTCTAA
- a CDS encoding FAD-binding oxidoreductase, which produces MNFTKINSEILQKIKNAIGEDKVFTDAESLDNYSHDETEDLRYQPEIVVKPISPDEISALLKICNEYNVPVTPRGGGTGLSGAALPIYGGVSLSMEKFKSIINIDIDNLQATVEPGVITEEFINAVAEKGLLYPVDPSSKGSCFIGGNVAHGSGGPRVVKYGTIREYILNLEVVLPTGEVIWTGANTLKYASGYNLTQLMIGSEGTLGVVTKIVTKLLPKPQHSVLMMGSFNTNEEACAAVSAIFRAGITPSALEFMERKGVEWVIKFDDIKFDLKDNVAALLMIEFDGDDLDDIFKNCEKTNIVLEEHKCTEVLFADTAAQKEEFWRMRRTMAESVKANSIYKEEDTVVPRAALPKLINGIKAIGSKYGFESVCYGHAGDGNLHVNIIKAGMSDKDWTNKLKLGITEIFELTTALGGTISGEHGIGLVQKEFMPIKYSEIHLNLMRGIKKVFDPNGILNPGKIMPNPSTP; this is translated from the coding sequence ATGAATTTTACTAAAATAAATTCTGAGATTTTACAGAAAATTAAAAATGCTATAGGCGAAGACAAAGTTTTTACTGATGCAGAGAGCCTTGATAATTATAGTCACGATGAAACGGAAGATTTACGTTATCAACCAGAAATAGTGGTGAAGCCAATTTCGCCTGATGAAATTTCTGCATTACTGAAGATATGTAACGAATATAATGTTCCTGTTACGCCTCGCGGTGGCGGAACCGGTTTAAGTGGTGCAGCTTTACCAATTTATGGTGGCGTTTCTTTATCAATGGAAAAATTTAAATCCATCATAAATATAGATATTGATAATTTGCAGGCAACTGTTGAACCTGGTGTAATTACGGAGGAATTTATAAACGCTGTTGCTGAGAAAGGCTTGCTTTACCCAGTCGATCCTAGTAGTAAAGGTTCTTGCTTTATCGGTGGAAATGTGGCACATGGTTCTGGTGGACCAAGAGTTGTTAAATACGGAACCATTCGTGAATATATTTTGAATTTAGAAGTTGTGTTGCCTACTGGCGAAGTTATTTGGACTGGCGCAAACACACTAAAATATGCGTCTGGTTATAACCTAACGCAACTGATGATAGGTTCAGAAGGAACCTTAGGTGTTGTTACCAAAATTGTTACCAAATTATTGCCAAAGCCTCAGCATTCTGTTTTAATGATGGGTTCTTTTAATACAAACGAAGAAGCTTGCGCCGCTGTTTCTGCAATTTTTAGGGCTGGTATTACACCATCTGCCCTAGAATTTATGGAGCGAAAAGGAGTGGAGTGGGTTATTAAGTTTGATGATATCAAGTTCGACTTAAAAGATAATGTTGCTGCTTTATTAATGATTGAATTTGATGGCGATGATTTAGATGATATCTTCAAAAATTGTGAAAAAACAAACATTGTTTTAGAAGAACATAAGTGTACTGAAGTTTTATTTGCTGATACAGCTGCACAGAAGGAAGAGTTTTGGAGGATGCGCAGAACAATGGCCGAATCGGTAAAAGCCAATTCTATTTATAAGGAAGAAGATACTGTGGTGCCTCGTGCAGCTTTGCCAAAATTAATAAATGGAATTAAAGCAATTGGTTCAAAATACGGTTTCGAAAGCGTTTGTTATGGTCATGCTGGCGATGGAAATCTTCATGTAAATATTATTAAAGCAGGTATGAGCGATAAAGATTGGACTAATAAACTCAAACTTGGAATTACTGAAATCTTTGAATTAACAACCGCTTTAGGTGGCACCATATCTGGAGAACATGGGATTGGCTTGGTGCAAAAAGAATTTATGCCGATTAAATATTCTGAAATCCATTTGAATTTGATGCGTGGTATTAAAAAGGTTTTTGATCCAAATGGAATTTTAAACCCTGGGAAGATTATGCCAAACCCGTCAACCCCCTAA
- the miaA gene encoding tRNA (adenosine(37)-N6)-dimethylallyltransferase MiaA, producing the protein MTNHNLLIILGATASGKTNLAVQVADTLNGEVISADSRQVFKRMDIGTGKDLQSYNFEGKKIPYHLIDILEPGDQYNVDAFKNDFYQAFETIESRGNLPILCGGTGMYIHSLLQNSKYTAIPSNIALRETLNVLEKDELILMLNNYPSEVIEHADQSSKKRLIRAIEIAEFLMHNELEIVDRPILKPIIFGLKNQIELTRSRIIKRLDDRLKSGMIAEVEDLIKSGVTEDQFIFYGLEYKFVSQHLLGFLSFEALKEKLGIAICQYAKRQNTFFRKMEKDGVLVNWLDASNSTNHLKHQLFQIVLEKDN; encoded by the coding sequence ATGACAAACCATAATCTGCTAATTATTTTAGGTGCTACAGCTTCTGGCAAAACAAATTTAGCCGTACAAGTTGCAGATACGCTCAACGGCGAAGTTATAAGTGCCGATAGTCGCCAGGTTTTTAAAAGGATGGATATTGGTACGGGGAAAGATTTGCAGTCATATAATTTCGAAGGAAAAAAAATTCCTTATCATTTAATTGACATACTGGAACCGGGAGATCAGTATAACGTAGATGCATTTAAAAATGATTTTTACCAAGCTTTTGAAACGATAGAAAGTAGGGGGAATTTACCTATTTTATGTGGAGGAACAGGAATGTATATCCATAGCTTGCTGCAGAATTCTAAATACACAGCAATCCCATCCAATATCGCTTTGCGAGAAACGCTGAACGTTTTAGAAAAAGATGAATTGATTTTAATGTTAAATAATTATCCAAGTGAAGTTATTGAACATGCAGATCAATCCTCAAAAAAAAGGTTAATAAGGGCTATAGAAATCGCAGAATTTTTGATGCATAACGAATTGGAAATCGTAGATCGACCAATATTAAAGCCAATAATTTTCGGCCTAAAAAATCAGATTGAACTTACCCGTTCAAGAATTATTAAAAGATTAGATGACAGATTAAAATCTGGAATGATAGCAGAAGTTGAAGATCTTATTAAAAGCGGCGTTACTGAAGATCAATTTATATTTTATGGGTTAGAATATAAATTTGTATCTCAACATTTGTTAGGATTTCTGTCGTTCGAAGCGCTAAAAGAAAAGTTAGGCATCGCAATTTGCCAATACGCTAAGCGGCAAAATACTTTCTTTAGAAAAATGGAGAAGGATGGTGTTTTAGTCAATTGGCTTGATGCATCAAATTCAACTAACCATTTAAAACATCAATTATTTCAGATTGTTTTAGAAAAAGATAATTAG
- a CDS encoding outer membrane beta-barrel protein, giving the protein MKTITKIIATSAAVVALLFTTNANAQAPQRLGIGLNVGIPTSDQYKLSLGADIRYQFDVDKQLSIPVTAGYTNFSGKDIEGTNFKWDNYGFIPVKVGAKYFFDPSGSGFYGLAEVGAAFGVTPSGAGTGFLYSPAIGYSWSNGIDLGVKYEGNTANPTNLIPKPQGQVALRLAYGFSL; this is encoded by the coding sequence ATGAAAACAATTACAAAAATTATTGCTACTTCAGCAGCTGTTGTAGCACTATTATTTACGACTAATGCAAATGCCCAAGCGCCTCAAAGATTAGGAATAGGTTTAAATGTAGGTATTCCAACATCAGATCAATACAAATTATCTTTAGGTGCAGATATCCGTTATCAATTCGATGTTGATAAACAATTATCAATCCCCGTAACTGCTGGATATACAAATTTTTCTGGTAAAGATATTGAAGGAACCAATTTTAAATGGGACAATTATGGTTTCATTCCAGTAAAAGTTGGAGCAAAATATTTCTTCGATCCATCGGGTTCTGGATTTTATGGTTTAGCTGAAGTAGGTGCTGCTTTTGGTGTTACCCCTAGTGGTGCTGGAACAGGATTTTTATATTCACCAGCTATTGGATACTCATGGAGTAATGGTATAGATTTAGGTGTAAAATATGAAGGTAATACTGCAAACCCAACTAATTTAATTCCTAAACCACAAGGTCAGGTTGCATTACGTTTAGCTTACGGTTTCAGCTTATAA
- a CDS encoding SRPBCC domain-containing protein, protein MKDYKKYTYISATPEEVYLALTKDISIKLWTGAEVEFEEKTDTEFSFWDGDIVGKNLEFEPNKKIVQQWYFGEDNEPSIVTITLHEDKKGTSLEFKQTNIPDDDYKEFTEGIDEYFIGGLVDFFDE, encoded by the coding sequence ATGAAAGATTATAAAAAATATACTTACATCTCGGCAACACCTGAAGAAGTGTATTTAGCACTGACAAAGGATATTAGCATAAAACTTTGGACGGGTGCTGAAGTAGAGTTCGAAGAAAAAACCGATACAGAATTTTCTTTCTGGGACGGAGATATTGTAGGCAAAAACCTTGAATTTGAACCTAACAAGAAAATAGTGCAACAATGGTATTTTGGCGAAGATAACGAGCCATCTATTGTTACTATAACACTCCATGAGGATAAAAAAGGTACCTCATTAGAATTTAAACAAACAAATATCCCTGATGATGACTATAAAGAATTTACTGAAGGAATTGATGAATACTTTATTGGCGGCTTGGTTGATTTCTTTGATGAGTAA
- a CDS encoding acyl-CoA dehydrogenase family protein encodes MSISSKKDLYEAPDYYLLDELLTDEHKLIRATAREWVKKEVSPIIEDYAQRAEFPKHLIKGLADIGAFGPTIPVEYGGAGLDYTSYGIIMQEIERGDSGIRSTASVQGSLVMYPIYAYGNEDQRKKYLPKLASGELMGCFGLTEPDHGSNPSGMVTNIKDAGSHYILNGAKMWISNAPFADIAVVWAKDELGKIRGMVVERGMQGFSTPETHNKWSLRASATGELVFDNVEIPKENVFSEISGLKGPLGCLNQARYGIAWGALGAAMDCYDTALRYSKERIQFGKPIGGFQLQQKKLAEMVTEITKAQLLVWRLGVLKSEGKASAEQISMAKRNSVEVALDIARNARQMLGGMGITGEYSIMRHMMNLESVVTYEGTHDIHLLITGMDVTGLNAFK; translated from the coding sequence ATGAGTATATCATCAAAAAAAGATTTATACGAAGCTCCAGACTACTATTTACTGGATGAATTATTAACTGATGAGCATAAATTAATTCGTGCAACTGCTAGAGAGTGGGTAAAAAAAGAAGTTAGTCCAATAATAGAAGATTATGCTCAACGAGCAGAATTTCCTAAACATTTGATAAAAGGATTGGCAGATATTGGTGCATTTGGTCCGACTATACCTGTTGAATATGGAGGCGCTGGTTTAGATTATACTTCCTATGGAATTATTATGCAAGAGATTGAACGCGGCGATTCGGGAATTCGTTCAACAGCATCAGTTCAAGGTTCGCTGGTAATGTATCCAATTTATGCATACGGAAATGAAGATCAACGAAAAAAGTATTTACCAAAATTGGCTAGCGGCGAATTAATGGGCTGCTTTGGCTTAACGGAACCCGATCATGGTTCCAATCCTAGTGGGATGGTTACTAACATTAAGGATGCCGGTTCGCATTATATTTTAAACGGAGCCAAAATGTGGATTAGCAATGCTCCCTTTGCAGATATTGCGGTTGTTTGGGCTAAAGATGAATTGGGGAAAATTCGCGGGATGGTTGTAGAACGTGGAATGCAAGGTTTTTCTACGCCAGAAACACATAATAAGTGGAGTTTAAGAGCCTCGGCAACTGGCGAATTGGTTTTTGATAATGTTGAAATTCCAAAAGAAAATGTTTTTTCGGAAATAAGCGGATTGAAAGGTCCGTTGGGATGTTTAAACCAAGCCAGATACGGAATTGCTTGGGGCGCTTTAGGTGCCGCCATGGATTGCTATGATACAGCGTTGCGCTATTCAAAAGAAAGAATTCAGTTTGGAAAACCAATTGGTGGGTTCCAATTACAGCAGAAAAAACTTGCTGAAATGGTTACTGAAATCACCAAAGCGCAGCTTTTAGTTTGGCGTTTGGGTGTTCTAAAAAGCGAAGGAAAAGCAAGCGCTGAACAAATTTCAATGGCCAAAAGAAACAGTGTGGAAGTGGCGTTAGACATTGCCCGAAATGCCAGACAAATGCTAGGCGGCATGGGAATTACTGGAGAATATTCTATTATGCGCCACATGATGAACCTAGAATCTGTTGTAACTTACGAAGGAACGCATGATATACACTTATTGATTACAGGAATGGATGTTACCGGATTAAATGCTTTTAAATAA
- the folB gene encoding dihydroneopterin aldolase encodes MSQFKQTVALRDVKCFALHGYYPEEQLIGNHFIVDLDTEFTPISFEDDLAQTVNYEDLNAIIIEEMKNTQKLLETVLKNIISKVIKLYPFVDQINVSVQKLNPPMPGQVGFSFVKLSYTSA; translated from the coding sequence ATGAGCCAATTTAAACAAACCGTTGCTTTAAGAGATGTTAAATGCTTTGCATTGCATGGTTATTATCCAGAAGAACAACTTATTGGAAATCATTTTATTGTTGATTTGGATACCGAATTTACACCCATTAGCTTCGAGGATGATTTGGCTCAAACCGTAAATTATGAAGATTTGAATGCTATTATCATAGAAGAAATGAAAAACACTCAAAAGCTGCTAGAAACAGTATTGAAAAATATAATATCGAAAGTAATTAAGCTTTATCCATTTGTCGATCAAATTAACGTGAGTGTGCAGAAATTAAATCCACCAATGCCCGGCCAAGTTGGTTTTTCATTTGTTAAATTATCTTATACATCAGCCTAA
- a CDS encoding acyl-CoA thioesterase, with amino-acid sequence MIFKTFWQNKTKLKDKLSDIKAFSDEFNYKTNIHLRFIDFDLMGHVNNSVYFTYLEIARTKYWEEIIKWDWKKTGIVIAHAELDYILPIVMNDKIAIHVKTSRIGNTSFDLEYQIVKIKGTEEVICSKGKTVCIAIDYATNKPTAIPEAEKLKMTNFEAIPPTP; translated from the coding sequence ATGATATTTAAGACATTTTGGCAAAATAAAACGAAATTAAAAGACAAATTGTCAGATATTAAGGCTTTCTCAGACGAATTTAACTACAAAACGAATATTCACTTACGTTTTATAGATTTCGATTTAATGGGTCATGTTAATAATTCTGTATACTTTACTTACTTAGAGATAGCTAGAACAAAGTATTGGGAAGAAATTATAAAATGGGATTGGAAAAAAACCGGAATTGTAATTGCTCACGCTGAGTTAGACTACATTTTACCTATTGTGATGAATGATAAAATCGCGATTCATGTTAAAACCTCTAGAATTGGCAATACCAGTTTCGATTTAGAATATCAAATTGTAAAAATAAAGGGAACAGAAGAAGTAATATGCAGTAAAGGAAAAACAGTTTGTATCGCAATAGATTATGCAACAAACAAACCTACAGCAATCCCCGAAGCCGAAAAACTTAAGATGACGAACTTTGAGGCTATACCCCCAACCCCCTAA
- the lysA gene encoding diaminopimelate decarboxylase, whose translation MFVDKDISKFNNIETPFYYYDTDLLQKTLSLCAEEAAQYHFHIHYALKANFNSVLLNQIKQIGFGADCVSAGEVRRAVEVGFDHKKIVFAGVGKSDKEINEALDLDIFCFNVESIQELEVLNELAAKKGKIAQVAIRINPNVDAHTHHNITTGLDENKFGINSWDLPECAETLKICSSLKFIGIHFHIGSQITNLDVYKNLCVRVNEFCAWFEDKGFVVEVLNVGGGLGIDYYNPDHQIPDFKSYFKIFNDFLDKKPNQEVHFELGRALVGQSASLITRALYIKKGKKKNFVVLDAGMTELMRPALYQAYHKIENLSRELSDQDSDIIKYDIVGPICESTDCFGKEVEQPESFRGDIFAIRSAGAYGEVMASNYNLRDAIRSVYSTEV comes from the coding sequence ATGTTCGTCGATAAAGATATATCAAAGTTTAACAATATAGAAACGCCATTTTACTATTACGATACAGATTTATTGCAAAAAACTTTAAGTTTATGTGCTGAAGAGGCTGCTCAATATCATTTTCATATCCATTACGCTTTAAAGGCAAACTTTAATTCTGTTTTACTTAACCAAATAAAACAGATCGGTTTTGGTGCAGATTGCGTAAGCGCTGGTGAAGTGAGAAGGGCGGTTGAAGTTGGTTTCGATCATAAAAAAATTGTTTTTGCTGGTGTTGGGAAGTCTGATAAAGAGATAAACGAGGCTTTAGATTTGGATATTTTCTGTTTCAATGTAGAGTCGATTCAAGAACTTGAAGTTTTGAATGAACTTGCTGCAAAAAAAGGCAAAATTGCTCAAGTTGCGATTAGAATTAATCCGAATGTAGATGCACATACTCACCATAACATTACAACAGGTTTAGATGAAAATAAATTCGGCATCAATTCTTGGGATTTGCCCGAATGCGCTGAAACTTTAAAAATATGTTCCAGTTTGAAGTTTATTGGAATTCACTTCCATATTGGCTCTCAAATAACAAACTTAGATGTATATAAAAATCTTTGCGTTCGTGTTAACGAATTCTGTGCTTGGTTTGAAGATAAAGGTTTTGTTGTTGAAGTTTTAAACGTAGGTGGAGGTTTAGGTATAGACTATTATAATCCTGACCATCAGATTCCTGACTTTAAATCTTATTTCAAAATATTTAACGATTTTCTTGATAAAAAGCCTAACCAGGAAGTTCATTTTGAATTGGGAAGAGCACTTGTTGGTCAATCAGCTTCGCTAATTACGAGAGCTTTGTACATCAAAAAAGGTAAGAAGAAAAACTTTGTTGTTTTGGATGCAGGCATGACGGAGTTGATGCGTCCAGCTTTATACCAAGCCTATCATAAGATTGAAAATTTAAGTCGTGAACTTTCAGATCAAGATTCTGATATTATTAAATACGATATTGTTGGCCCAATTTGCGAGAGTACGGATTGTTTTGGCAAGGAAGTAGAACAGCCAGAATCATTTAGAGGTGATATTTTTGCAATCCGCAGTGCCGGTGCTTATGGAGAAGTTATGGCGTCGAATTATAACCTTCGAGATGCAATCAGATCAGTTTATAGTACTGAAGTATAA